One genomic segment of Oncorhynchus mykiss isolate Arlee chromosome 10, USDA_OmykA_1.1, whole genome shotgun sequence includes these proteins:
- the LOC110533646 gene encoding ribosomal protein S6 kinase beta-1 isoform X2, giving the protein MSEYGRQCSRFEFNMDDCEKFEISEDTVNKGTEQIRPECFELLRVLGKGGYGKVFQVRKMSGATSGKIFAMKVLKKAMIVRNAKDTAHTKAERNILEEVKHPFIVDLIYAFQTGGKLYLILEYLSGGELFMQLEREGIFMEDTACFYLAEISMALGHLHLKGIIYRDLKPENIMLSNNGHVKLTDFGLCKESIHDGTVTHTFCGTIEYMAPEILMRSGHNRAVDWWSLGALMYDMLTGAPPFTGENRKKTIDKILKCKLNLPPYLTQEARDLLKKLLKRNASLRLGAGPGDSSEIQSHPFFRHINWDDLLAHKVEPPFKPFLQSADDVSQFDSKFTSQTPVDSPDDSTLSESANQVFLGFTYVAPSVLENIKEKFPFEPKVSSPRRFLGSPRTPVSPVRFAVGDCWPRAPTQAGTSSLGGFGSGDQPMEVGVEQMAISSEVSAPLPIRKPSGNTTTGGPFKKQAYPYPISKRPKHLQMNL; this is encoded by the exons ATGAGCGAATATGGGCGACAATGCAGCAGGTTTGAATT TAACATGGATGACTGTGAAAAGTTTGAAATCTCTGAAGACACCGTCAACAAAGGAACGGAGCAGATTCGTCCGGAATGCTTTGAGTTGCTCCGAGTTTTAGGAAAAGGAGGCTATGGAAAG GTTTTTCAAGTTCGTAAGATGTCGGGTGCCACTTCGGGAAAGATCTTCGCTATGAAGGTCTTGAAGAAG GCCATGATAGTGCGTAACGCTAAGGACACTGCTCACACCAAGGCAGAGAGGAATATCCTGGAGGAGGTGAAGCACCCATTCATAGTGGACCTCATCTATGCCTTCCAGACAGGGGGCAAGCTGTACCTCATCCTGGAGTACCTTTCTG GTGGGGAGCTGTTTATGCAATTGGAAAGGGAGGGGATCTTTATGGAGgacacagcgtg CTTCTATCTGGCAGAGATTTCCATGGCTTTGGGACACCTGCATCTGAAAGGCATCATCTACAGAGACCTGAAGCCAGAGAACATCATGCTCAGCAACAACGGTCACGTCAAGCTCACAGACTTTGGCCTGTGTAAAGAATCAATCCATGACGGCACTGTTACTCACACCTTCTGTGGCACCATAGAATACAT GGCCCCAGAGATCCTGATGAGGAGTGGACACAACCGGGCTGTAGACTGGTGGAGCCTGGGAGCTCTCATGTACGACATGCTGACAGGAGCA CCACCATTCACTGGGGAAAACAGGAAGAAGACCATTGACAAAATCTTAAAGTGCAAACTGAACCTGCCACCTTACCTCACACAAGAAGCTAGGGACCTTCTAAAAAAG CTGCTGAAACGCAATGCATCGTTACGGCTGGGGGCAGGCCCAGGAGACTCCTCAGAAATCCAG AGCCACCCGTTCTTCAGGCATATTAATTGGGATGATCTTCTCGCTCACAAAGTGGAGCCTCCATTCAAGCCTTTTCTG CAATCAGCTGATGACGTGAGCCAGTTTGACTCCAAGTTCACTAGCCAGACTCCCGTGGACAGCCCTGATGACTCCACGCTCAGTGAAAGTGCCAATCAAGTCTTCCTG GGTTTTACGTATGTAGCCCCCTCTGTCCTCGAAAACATCAAGGAGAAATTCCCCTTTGAGCCAAAAGTCAGCTCACCAAGAAGGTTTCTGGGAAGCCCAAGAACACCAGTGAG CCCAGTGAGGTTTGCTGTGGGGGACTGCTGGCCCCGGGCCCCCACCCAGGCTGGAACCTCGTCCCTTGGGGGTTTTGGGTCTGGAGACCAGCCCATGGAAGTTGGTGTGGAGCAGATGGCCATTTCCTCTGAGGTGTCTGCCCCCCTGCCTATCAGAAAGCCCTCTGGCAACACCACCACAGGTGGCCCCTTCAAGAAGCAGGCCTACCCCTACCCCATCTCCAAACGGCCCAAGCACCTCCAGATGAATCTATGA
- the LOC110533646 gene encoding ribosomal protein S6 kinase beta-1 isoform X3, producing the protein MCLRTNSRMDNMDDCEKFEISEDTVNKGTEQIRPECFELLRVLGKGGYGKVFQVRKMSGATSGKIFAMKVLKKAMIVRNAKDTAHTKAERNILEEVKHPFIVDLIYAFQTGGKLYLILEYLSGGELFMQLEREGIFMEDTACFYLAEISMALGHLHLKGIIYRDLKPENIMLSNNGHVKLTDFGLCKESIHDGTVTHTFCGTIEYMAPEILMRSGHNRAVDWWSLGALMYDMLTGAPPFTGENRKKTIDKILKCKLNLPPYLTQEARDLLKKLLKRNASLRLGAGPGDSSEIQSHPFFRHINWDDLLAHKVEPPFKPFLQSADDVSQFDSKFTSQTPVDSPDDSTLSESANQVFLGFTYVAPSVLENIKEKFPFEPKVSSPRRFLGSPRTPVSPVRFAVGDCWPRAPTQAGTSSLGGFGSGDQPMEVGVEQMAISSEVSAPLPIRKPSGNTTTGGPFKKQAYPYPISKRPKHLQMNL; encoded by the exons ATGTGTCTGAGGACGAACTCGAGGATGGA TAACATGGATGACTGTGAAAAGTTTGAAATCTCTGAAGACACCGTCAACAAAGGAACGGAGCAGATTCGTCCGGAATGCTTTGAGTTGCTCCGAGTTTTAGGAAAAGGAGGCTATGGAAAG GTTTTTCAAGTTCGTAAGATGTCGGGTGCCACTTCGGGAAAGATCTTCGCTATGAAGGTCTTGAAGAAG GCCATGATAGTGCGTAACGCTAAGGACACTGCTCACACCAAGGCAGAGAGGAATATCCTGGAGGAGGTGAAGCACCCATTCATAGTGGACCTCATCTATGCCTTCCAGACAGGGGGCAAGCTGTACCTCATCCTGGAGTACCTTTCTG GTGGGGAGCTGTTTATGCAATTGGAAAGGGAGGGGATCTTTATGGAGgacacagcgtg CTTCTATCTGGCAGAGATTTCCATGGCTTTGGGACACCTGCATCTGAAAGGCATCATCTACAGAGACCTGAAGCCAGAGAACATCATGCTCAGCAACAACGGTCACGTCAAGCTCACAGACTTTGGCCTGTGTAAAGAATCAATCCATGACGGCACTGTTACTCACACCTTCTGTGGCACCATAGAATACAT GGCCCCAGAGATCCTGATGAGGAGTGGACACAACCGGGCTGTAGACTGGTGGAGCCTGGGAGCTCTCATGTACGACATGCTGACAGGAGCA CCACCATTCACTGGGGAAAACAGGAAGAAGACCATTGACAAAATCTTAAAGTGCAAACTGAACCTGCCACCTTACCTCACACAAGAAGCTAGGGACCTTCTAAAAAAG CTGCTGAAACGCAATGCATCGTTACGGCTGGGGGCAGGCCCAGGAGACTCCTCAGAAATCCAG AGCCACCCGTTCTTCAGGCATATTAATTGGGATGATCTTCTCGCTCACAAAGTGGAGCCTCCATTCAAGCCTTTTCTG CAATCAGCTGATGACGTGAGCCAGTTTGACTCCAAGTTCACTAGCCAGACTCCCGTGGACAGCCCTGATGACTCCACGCTCAGTGAAAGTGCCAATCAAGTCTTCCTG GGTTTTACGTATGTAGCCCCCTCTGTCCTCGAAAACATCAAGGAGAAATTCCCCTTTGAGCCAAAAGTCAGCTCACCAAGAAGGTTTCTGGGAAGCCCAAGAACACCAGTGAG CCCAGTGAGGTTTGCTGTGGGGGACTGCTGGCCCCGGGCCCCCACCCAGGCTGGAACCTCGTCCCTTGGGGGTTTTGGGTCTGGAGACCAGCCCATGGAAGTTGGTGTGGAGCAGATGGCCATTTCCTCTGAGGTGTCTGCCCCCCTGCCTATCAGAAAGCCCTCTGGCAACACCACCACAGGTGGCCCCTTCAAGAAGCAGGCCTACCCCTACCCCATCTCCAAACGGCCCAAGCACCTCCAGATGAATCTATGA
- the LOC110533646 gene encoding ribosomal protein S6 kinase beta-1 isoform X1 yields MLFHEAVKKSLSFALSEREQAKAMAGVFDIDLDQQDEHVSEDELEDGIQMSEYGRQCSRFEFNMDDCEKFEISEDTVNKGTEQIRPECFELLRVLGKGGYGKVFQVRKMSGATSGKIFAMKVLKKAMIVRNAKDTAHTKAERNILEEVKHPFIVDLIYAFQTGGKLYLILEYLSGGELFMQLEREGIFMEDTACFYLAEISMALGHLHLKGIIYRDLKPENIMLSNNGHVKLTDFGLCKESIHDGTVTHTFCGTIEYMAPEILMRSGHNRAVDWWSLGALMYDMLTGAPPFTGENRKKTIDKILKCKLNLPPYLTQEARDLLKKLLKRNASLRLGAGPGDSSEIQSHPFFRHINWDDLLAHKVEPPFKPFLQSADDVSQFDSKFTSQTPVDSPDDSTLSESANQVFLGFTYVAPSVLENIKEKFPFEPKVSSPRRFLGSPRTPVSPVRFAVGDCWPRAPTQAGTSSLGGFGSGDQPMEVGVEQMAISSEVSAPLPIRKPSGNTTTGGPFKKQAYPYPISKRPKHLQMNL; encoded by the exons ATGTTGTTTCATGAGGCAGTGAAGAAGAGCCTTTCATTCGCACTGAGTGAGAGGGAACAAGCAAAGGCCATGGCAGGAGTATTCGACATTGATTTGGATCAGCAGGACGAACATGTGTCTGAGGACGAACTCGAGGATGGA ATCCAAATGAGCGAATATGGGCGACAATGCAGCAGGTTTGAATT TAACATGGATGACTGTGAAAAGTTTGAAATCTCTGAAGACACCGTCAACAAAGGAACGGAGCAGATTCGTCCGGAATGCTTTGAGTTGCTCCGAGTTTTAGGAAAAGGAGGCTATGGAAAG GTTTTTCAAGTTCGTAAGATGTCGGGTGCCACTTCGGGAAAGATCTTCGCTATGAAGGTCTTGAAGAAG GCCATGATAGTGCGTAACGCTAAGGACACTGCTCACACCAAGGCAGAGAGGAATATCCTGGAGGAGGTGAAGCACCCATTCATAGTGGACCTCATCTATGCCTTCCAGACAGGGGGCAAGCTGTACCTCATCCTGGAGTACCTTTCTG GTGGGGAGCTGTTTATGCAATTGGAAAGGGAGGGGATCTTTATGGAGgacacagcgtg CTTCTATCTGGCAGAGATTTCCATGGCTTTGGGACACCTGCATCTGAAAGGCATCATCTACAGAGACCTGAAGCCAGAGAACATCATGCTCAGCAACAACGGTCACGTCAAGCTCACAGACTTTGGCCTGTGTAAAGAATCAATCCATGACGGCACTGTTACTCACACCTTCTGTGGCACCATAGAATACAT GGCCCCAGAGATCCTGATGAGGAGTGGACACAACCGGGCTGTAGACTGGTGGAGCCTGGGAGCTCTCATGTACGACATGCTGACAGGAGCA CCACCATTCACTGGGGAAAACAGGAAGAAGACCATTGACAAAATCTTAAAGTGCAAACTGAACCTGCCACCTTACCTCACACAAGAAGCTAGGGACCTTCTAAAAAAG CTGCTGAAACGCAATGCATCGTTACGGCTGGGGGCAGGCCCAGGAGACTCCTCAGAAATCCAG AGCCACCCGTTCTTCAGGCATATTAATTGGGATGATCTTCTCGCTCACAAAGTGGAGCCTCCATTCAAGCCTTTTCTG CAATCAGCTGATGACGTGAGCCAGTTTGACTCCAAGTTCACTAGCCAGACTCCCGTGGACAGCCCTGATGACTCCACGCTCAGTGAAAGTGCCAATCAAGTCTTCCTG GGTTTTACGTATGTAGCCCCCTCTGTCCTCGAAAACATCAAGGAGAAATTCCCCTTTGAGCCAAAAGTCAGCTCACCAAGAAGGTTTCTGGGAAGCCCAAGAACACCAGTGAG CCCAGTGAGGTTTGCTGTGGGGGACTGCTGGCCCCGGGCCCCCACCCAGGCTGGAACCTCGTCCCTTGGGGGTTTTGGGTCTGGAGACCAGCCCATGGAAGTTGGTGTGGAGCAGATGGCCATTTCCTCTGAGGTGTCTGCCCCCCTGCCTATCAGAAAGCCCTCTGGCAACACCACCACAGGTGGCCCCTTCAAGAAGCAGGCCTACCCCTACCCCATCTCCAAACGGCCCAAGCACCTCCAGATGAATCTATGA
- the LOC110533647 gene encoding E3 ubiquitin-protein ligase RNFT1 isoform X2, giving the protein MQPNSSELGVHQAGHGLSLTLLTRTPAGTTGGSAVPETSGAVRVPILSSGSWESCRGGASSRRSRASSRTSSHSHSHSHGGGHQHSHSEPSEVDPTDADLESGEPSTSFLELRYLFRWVQKSLPFIIILCAKLVIQHALGLAVGVGLFTTFLYVNKNIQTQVFLQDRRSKIECVWLLLFLASSTLLLYYTFLTETLYYCLIFLNPAVEPLGFWEVLWVVGITNFTLKFLIMEFKCLILLLPSNLVTYRAQGLWYMLTEEVGQVYQAVAPTPLWFRYLVTYQKVDGNTGLTLGVLLALVYFILKLLGLYGQWGSFQKTVRIFLSGEHTGAAATRSQCSEAGDICPICQAEYRDPRALLCQHIFCDECIALWFNREKMCPLCCTAITDKVHKWRDGATSPYLQIY; this is encoded by the exons ATGCAGCCTAACTCCAGTGAGCTGGGTGTCCATCAGGCAGGACATGGTTTGTCTCTGACGCTACTGACCAGGACACCAGCAGGGACTACAGGGGGCTCTGCTGTCCCGGAGACTAGTGGAGCGGTCCGGGTACCTATCCTCTCCAGCGGGTCCTGGGAGTCATGTAGAGGAGGGGCGTCATCCCGTAGGTCTAGAGCCAGTTCCAGAACCAGTTCCCACAGCCACTCTCATTCACATGGTGGGGGACACCAGCACTCCCACAGTGAGCCCAGTGAGGTGGACCCGACTGATGCTGATCTGGAGTCAGGGGAGCCCAGCACCTCATTCTTGGAGCTGCGCTACCTCTTCCGCTGGGTTCAGAAGAGTCTTCCTTTCATAATCATCCTTTGTGCTAAACTGGTCATCCAACATGCCCTAG GTCTAGCTGTTGGAGTTGGCTTATTTACAACTTTTCTTTATGTGAATAAGAACATTCAAACCCAAGTCTTTCTTCAG GATCGTCGGTCAAAGATAGAGTGCGTATGGCTGCTCCTCTTCCTGGCGTCCTCCACACTCCTGCTTTACTACACTTTTCtcactgagacactttactattG CCTCATCTTCCTAAACCCAGCTGTTGAGCCCCTAGGTTTCTGGGAGGTCCTATGGGTGGTGGGCATCACCAACTTCACACTCAAGTTCCTCATCATGGAGTTTAAGTGCCTTATCCTACTGCTGCCCTCTAACCTGGTGACCTACAGAGCCCAG GGACTGTGGTACATGCTGACTGAAGAGGTGGGCCAGGTATACCAGGCTGTGGCTCCCACCCCCCTATGGTTCCGCTACCTGGTCACCTACCAGAAAGTGGATGGAAATACTGGCCTCACCCTGGGAGTTCTGCTGGCTTTGGTCTACTTCATACTCAAG CTTTTAGGATTGTATGGACAGTGGGGGTCTTTCCAGAAAACTGTGAGGATATTTCTCAGTGGCGAG CACACGGGGGCAGCAGCCACCAGGAGCCAGTGCAGTGAGGCTGGGGACATCTGTCCTATCTGTCAGGCAGAGTACAGAGACCCAAGGGCCCTCCTGTGTCAG CACATTTTTTGTGACGAGTGCATTGCTCTCTGGTTCAACCGGGAGAAGATGTGTCCACTCTGCTGCACGGCCATCACAGACAAGGTCCACAAGTGGAGGGACGGGGCCACGTCACCTTACCTCCAAATCTACTGA
- the LOC110533647 gene encoding E3 ubiquitin-protein ligase RNFT1 isoform X1, whose amino-acid sequence MCFQSTYLVKSDSNRTLKSRVSPTAMQPNSSELGVHQAGHGLSLTLLTRTPAGTTGGSAVPETSGAVRVPILSSGSWESCRGGASSRRSRASSRTSSHSHSHSHGGGHQHSHSEPSEVDPTDADLESGEPSTSFLELRYLFRWVQKSLPFIIILCAKLVIQHALGLAVGVGLFTTFLYVNKNIQTQVFLQDRRSKIECVWLLLFLASSTLLLYYTFLTETLYYCLIFLNPAVEPLGFWEVLWVVGITNFTLKFLIMEFKCLILLLPSNLVTYRAQGLWYMLTEEVGQVYQAVAPTPLWFRYLVTYQKVDGNTGLTLGVLLALVYFILKLLGLYGQWGSFQKTVRIFLSGEHTGAAATRSQCSEAGDICPICQAEYRDPRALLCQHIFCDECIALWFNREKMCPLCCTAITDKVHKWRDGATSPYLQIY is encoded by the exons atgtgTTTTCAGTCTACTTACTTGGTGAA GAGTGATTCCAATAGAACGTTGAAATCGAGGGTATCCCCAACTGCGATGCAGCCTAACTCCAGTGAGCTGGGTGTCCATCAGGCAGGACATGGTTTGTCTCTGACGCTACTGACCAGGACACCAGCAGGGACTACAGGGGGCTCTGCTGTCCCGGAGACTAGTGGAGCGGTCCGGGTACCTATCCTCTCCAGCGGGTCCTGGGAGTCATGTAGAGGAGGGGCGTCATCCCGTAGGTCTAGAGCCAGTTCCAGAACCAGTTCCCACAGCCACTCTCATTCACATGGTGGGGGACACCAGCACTCCCACAGTGAGCCCAGTGAGGTGGACCCGACTGATGCTGATCTGGAGTCAGGGGAGCCCAGCACCTCATTCTTGGAGCTGCGCTACCTCTTCCGCTGGGTTCAGAAGAGTCTTCCTTTCATAATCATCCTTTGTGCTAAACTGGTCATCCAACATGCCCTAG GTCTAGCTGTTGGAGTTGGCTTATTTACAACTTTTCTTTATGTGAATAAGAACATTCAAACCCAAGTCTTTCTTCAG GATCGTCGGTCAAAGATAGAGTGCGTATGGCTGCTCCTCTTCCTGGCGTCCTCCACACTCCTGCTTTACTACACTTTTCtcactgagacactttactattG CCTCATCTTCCTAAACCCAGCTGTTGAGCCCCTAGGTTTCTGGGAGGTCCTATGGGTGGTGGGCATCACCAACTTCACACTCAAGTTCCTCATCATGGAGTTTAAGTGCCTTATCCTACTGCTGCCCTCTAACCTGGTGACCTACAGAGCCCAG GGACTGTGGTACATGCTGACTGAAGAGGTGGGCCAGGTATACCAGGCTGTGGCTCCCACCCCCCTATGGTTCCGCTACCTGGTCACCTACCAGAAAGTGGATGGAAATACTGGCCTCACCCTGGGAGTTCTGCTGGCTTTGGTCTACTTCATACTCAAG CTTTTAGGATTGTATGGACAGTGGGGGTCTTTCCAGAAAACTGTGAGGATATTTCTCAGTGGCGAG CACACGGGGGCAGCAGCCACCAGGAGCCAGTGCAGTGAGGCTGGGGACATCTGTCCTATCTGTCAGGCAGAGTACAGAGACCCAAGGGCCCTCCTGTGTCAG CACATTTTTTGTGACGAGTGCATTGCTCTCTGGTTCAACCGGGAGAAGATGTGTCCACTCTGCTGCACGGCCATCACAGACAAGGTCCACAAGTGGAGGGACGGGGCCACGTCACCTTACCTCCAAATCTACTGA